The genomic segment GTAACAAGTGCACGTGGATGAGCTTCATTCATATGTAACAAAAGGCGAGGTAAAAGTACACTTACACCACATCCTACACATTGACCTGTAAACTTGTCACTAAGATCACGTAAAATGTTCTCCCCCATAGAAGTCTCATCGATATCAGCATTTTCTCCCAGACCTTTTGGCAAAGGCTTTGGTTCTCCACGTCTACTTTGTCTCTCTCTTGGTGTACTCTTCTTTTTCAATGAGCACTCTACCTCTGGTGCAGATTGAACAAGATCAACATCTGATGACCGAGACTTTGTGTGTCCTGGGAGCACAGCTTTATCCGTCTCCTCGCCATTTTGTTGTAATTCTGTTAAAACTTCGGTCATAGTTCGAATGGTTTGGGCCACAACATTGTTAAGGGTATCAACCAAGCCAAACGTTGGTGTTCCTCCTTCTGGTGGCAAGTGACCTGAATTTTCTTGTTTGTCAAACGTACCGTGTTCTTTTGTTGGAGGAGTTTTAGGGGATAGCGTAACTGGGGTATTTTTTGTGCTCTCTAAGTCCTTGATTTCTGTGGACAATGTTGCTTCTATATTAGTAGGTGCTTTTGATATAACAGAGTCTGCCTGACTACCATTTGGGTTAGGTAAATTTGGGCCAGGACTAGGTGGACATGATCCACGTGGTGAATTTGGTGAAGCAGCAGCTGTATCAATCTGTAAAGGTGGCTCACTACCACTGTCATCATCCTCATCGTCTTTCTGTTCTGTCTCATTGTCTTCCACTGTTTTTGTTTCATGAACTGCAACTCCAAATGGCAAAGTGCTTACATCCGTCTTTGCAGTCTCGGCTACTCCAACAGCAGGAACCTGTGGTTCATCTGATATCGACTGTActgtctccactctctctctctttaaggtGGTATTTTTCTCAGCTGAGAACATGAGGTCAGTGGTAGGTGGAGTAAGTTTGTGGGGAGACATAGATACTGTGCACAATGACCCACACCAACCAGGAACAGCATCATCCTCACTTTCTGCAGTCTCCTCTCTTGCCTCACAGTTATTGCCCATTTCCTCCACTGAATTCTCTTGGGTGTTTCCTTGAGGTGTGTCCATTAATAAAGGAACATAGATTAAAGGGTCACATTgtgctacaacaccaccagttgaACTAATACCTACAAGAATGACACATCCATCTTCTTTATATAATACTTTAGGATGCTGAATTTTGTACTTTTCTTTTACTTGTTGTTTATATTTAAGACGTACCCAAACAGCGTCCAAAGACCTCAGATCATGACAGGTAGTGCGATGATGTTGCAAGGATGAAACTGTAATGGCATGATAAGGACAGATTAAGCAAGCAAGAGTGTGTGATAACAACTGATGACAAAATAATGCCAAACGATCCTTGAACACTTTGGTCATATTACACTTTGAACAACAGTTAGGTAGCTTAACATACTTTAGGTGGGGTTTTATTGTTTGTCGATGTTTAGGGGAGTCCATAAGGTGATCATAAAGACAAGATGCCTGTGGAGCACTGAAATTACATGATTGAGCAGGACACTGCCAAGGTGGACCAGCCTGGCACCGATGCAAACCAAGACGGCAGTGTGCACACAGAGGAGCTGGACTCAAGTCTGCATATCttaatgtcagagtagttgagcATCCACAAACCACACAGGTTGTCCATATTTTTACAGTAGTGGAAGGAGTTAGGTGGTGACCTGCCCCAATTAATGTAAACAAATCTCCAGTATGACTATACCAGACTGTATTTAGTGCCTGAGCATCTAAGGAAGAGAGAAGTCCTCCACGCCCTCCACGAACCCACTGAAGAACTAAACTTATCTCGTCCAAGTTTAACTCTTCATCACTGGGAAGATGACATGCATTAATGTGGGatgctaggtgaatagatgtaggaGCAACTGTTTGTCCAGGCTTGGACTGTTCATCTGGTTCAGAGTCACAATGAAGTGTTCTGCATGTGGGAAATGGACAAGGGAAAACATGAAATGCCCAAGAGTGCACCACCCAAGACAAAATATTTTGCCCAATTAAATTTGTAGGGCAAAAATTACAAGTAAAATGTGGAACACATTTTTTAACATATGTATGGCTATATACATGAGGAAGAAGTGCACTTGCCCACTGGCCACAAAGTACACACCAGCCTCCTGCCAGCTGGCTCTTGTGGTTTGCAATTAGATGGGCAGTCAACTGAGACTGACTACTGGGATATGGATAGCCACAGAGAAACCAACATGAGAGGCTGTCTTTCACCAAACCCCAGCACCCTCCACACAAGCCACGTGATTCATTTAACTGCGGACTCACAATAAATGCTAAAGAACGCTTACATATTAGACAACGTGCAAAAGATATATTATTATGTAAACCAAGAGCTAACATGGAGGCCAGGGAAGATCGGTCAAGTGGAGGCAAAACATGAAGGAGACGTAACAGCAGCCACCAACCATGTAACAAAGTATCACTCAATAGATGAACATTAACCAGGTGGTTCGCTAAAATCTTCGGGAAGGCATGTGGAGCACACACCATCAGGAAGTGCTGAGGATTTTGAACAACAGCTGGGGTGGTGCAACACTGGTGACATGTCCATGATAATCCCTTTCCTGTCCACCACACACTTGCCTGTGGAGATGGAGAGCTCAAAGTCAGCATACTTGACATCTGTCCATGTACTAGAAGTTCGTGTAACTGTCGAGTCGGCTGTGCTAACAGACACAGGCACACTCGACATGGAAGAGTAAGATTTGAAACCGACCCGGCCATTGTACATGATGCAACATCAGCAGACAAATCCTCCAGCATTCGCACAATGACGGGTTCATGATGTTCCCATAAGTGTGCATGATACTGCACAGCTCCAATCATTTTTCCACAGTGGCCTTCATCCAGCATACACTCGTAAATTCTCCTGTGACCAACTCTTCGATGTTGATATTTTTCTTCGTTAGTTTCAAATACTAACTGACATTCATGACATGCTTTTTTATCATCTGCTGAGTCCACTGGTCTTAAGGTTTTTCTGCTAAATGGTTGAACATCACTAGTGCTAATGCTAGCCGGAATCAGATTATGGCCTATAAGCTTTCTAGATCCGTCATCACTGCTGTGTGAAGTAACAGAAACAAAACCTTCAAATGCTTCTTCAGCCACATCATTATTTCCAAAACATTCTTCTTTCCATTTTTTTTCTGGCAAGGAATTATGGAAACCTTCAAAGTTGTTTACCCTACATTTTTCATCATCTAATGATCCAAATAGCTTTTCGTATTCCCCTAAAGTTATAACCGTTTTTGTAACTTCATTTTTGTCAATCACATCATTCTCTGTGCAATCACACTTATATCCCTGTTTTTCCATTTCAATCCCTTTATCTTTAAGGCAATGTGGTTCAATTTCTTTAGGTATTTTTATTACACTAATACTCAACCCAGTATCACTACCGTGTTGTGAATGTTCAGATTTTTTAGGCTTTCCTGCAATTGAAATTCTTAAATCATCTTTCTCAATATGTTCTCTCTCGAGGCATTTAGTTTCTTTTAATATTTCATTACATGAATTCTTGATGTCATCTTGCCCTTCAACAGTGGCAATCATTCCATGCATTTTACTTACATTATGACAATTTTCATCTATATCCATTTCTCCGAGCTCACATTTTCCTTTATATATGCACTCTGTTTCTGACAACATAATCACATCACCTTTAACTTTTTGGTGTCTCTGAGGTTTATCATCATTGTATTCACTATTGCTGCTCTGTGTGATACGAGAATGGGGAATAATACTTATGTCTTTGTTATGCCAGATAGATTTTTCTGCACTTTTACAAATTTGTTTAATTTCTTTGCCATTTTCAGAGTCATGTATAGGTTTGCTCATATCATTATCTACTCTTGAAAACTGTGCTTCAGATGACAAGTCTTCATTATTAATTTTACCTTTAGACAAACTATCTTTTCTTGGAAAAGGGGTCTTTTGGATATTTTGTCCAATAACATccattaaaattttattttgtaCACATTCTTTTGAACTCGTTACATCACTATCAGTTTTACTAGAGTCACTCGAATCACTATCATCATCTTCTGAAGACTCAAAGGGTTTATCCCTTTGGATCATATCTTTTAGTACTTCACTAGGAGTATATCCcgttcctccccctctcaccactGGGCTGCTATATGATGCACTATCTAACACTACTTCACCACTACATTTGTCAATGGATGCTGCCATTTTAGACTGATtggtttccttttctttctcacaAATTATATGCAACTCTTTAGATACACTATTACTTTTGGGAGAACAACAGGGTAAAGGCTCCTCTTTGTCCTGCTCTAAAGAAAGGTTTGAAAGTCTACTGATTTCAGTTTTAGTTTGAGAGCCTGCCGAAGAAGGGTCATCTAAGCCTATCTGCC from the Procambarus clarkii isolate CNS0578487 chromosome 10, FALCON_Pclarkii_2.0, whole genome shotgun sequence genome contains:
- the LOC123746247 gene encoding uncharacterized protein isoform X3 translates to MHDWEIIVKSLKANERREKQEVTKASGSGGDKSHKGLERKHVERRNTDEAISTNRKLDFSEGQHRKPEEPLRQEPSTSNTEADSDKENTRLNESVAREQLENVDNGDAQRSLSANEDTLENSQQTVDSPENIAPSIEENTSTNDLDPPGNISEVQTLVSTRQWLPGSHCVTQSVTDIKTDGDSSDKLENNSSDINSVAVIKVSEKKQLKDKIGVSLTSVDNIDAINVSNDSGQIGLDDPSSAGSQTKTEISRLSNLSLEQDKEEPLPCCSPKSNSVSKELHIICEKEKETNQSKMAASIDKCSGEVVLDSASYSSPVVRGGGTGYTPSEVLKDMIQRDKPFESSEDDDSDSSDSSKTDSDVTSSKECVQNKILMDVIGQNIQKTPFPRKDSLSKGKINNEDLSSEAQFSRVDNDMSKPIHDSENGKEIKQICKSAEKSIWHNKDISIIPHSRITQSSNSEYNDDKPQRHQKVKGDVIMLSETECIYKGKCELGEMDIDENCHNVSKMHGMIATVEGQDDIKNSCNEILKETKCLEREHIEKDDLRISIAGKPKKSEHSQHGSDTGLSISVIKIPKEIEPHCLKDKGIEMEKQGYKCDCTENDVIDKNEVTKTVITLGEYEKLFGSLDDEKCRVNNFEGFHNSLPEKKWKEECFGNNDVAEEAFEGFVSVTSHSSDDGSRKLIGHNLIPASISTSDVQPFSRKTLRPVDSADDKKACHECQLVFETNEEKYQHRRVGHRRIYECMLDEGHCGKMIGAVQYHAHLWEHHEPVIVRMLEDLSADVASCTMAGSVSNLTLPCRVCLCLLAQPTRQLHELLVHGQMSSMLTLSSPSPQASVWWTGKGLSWTCHQCCTTPAVVQNPQHFLMVCAPHAFPKILANHLVNVHLLSDTLLHGWWLLLRLLHVLPPLDRSSLASMLALGLHNNISFARCLICKRSLAFIVSPQLNESRGLCGGCWGLVKDSLSCWFLCGYPYPSSQSQLTAHLIANHKSQLAGGWCVLCGQWASALLPHVYSHTYVKKCVPHFTCNFCPTNLIGQNILSWVVHSWAFHVFPCPFPTCRTLHCDSEPDEQSKPGQTVAPTSIHLASHINACHLPSDEELNLDEISLVLQWVRGGRGGLLSSLDAQALNTVWYSHTGDLFTLIGAGHHLTPSTTVKIWTTCVVCGCSTTLTLRYADLSPAPLCAHCRLGLHRCQAGPPWQCPAQSCNFSAPQASCLYDHLMDSPKHRQTIKPHLKYVKLPNCCSKCNMTKVFKDRLALFCHQLLSHTLACLICPYHAITVSSLQHHRTTCHDLRSLDAVWVRLKYKQQVKEKYKIQHPKVLYKEDGCVILVGISSTGGVVAQCDPLIYVPLLMDTPQGNTQENSVEEMGNNCEAREETAESEDDAVPGWCGSLCTVSMSPHKLTPPTTDLMFSAEKNTTLKRERVETVQSISDEPQVPAVGVAETAKTDVSTLPFGVAVHETKTVEDNETEQKDDEDDDSGSEPPLQIDTAAASPNSPRGSCPPSPGPNLPNPNGSQADSVISKAPTNIEATLSTEIKDLESTKNTPVTLSPKTPPTKEHGTFDKQENSGHLPPEGGTPTFGLVDTLNNVVAQTIRTMTEVLTELQQNGEETDKAVLPGHTKSRSSDVDLVQSAPEVECSLKKKSTPRERQSRRGEPKPLPKGLGENADIDETSMGENILRDLSDKFTGQCVGCGVSVLLPRLLLHMNEAHPRALVTCTCGTFQGSLYAFLVHSFHLSHLPSEARPFVFSGLDGTQRTMVVLEARASPSIGYTFPCFKCGKRFKQEKSRQLHYNLCKLEKKFECEVCGEKFVRDHHLVKHKEWKHNPQTCPHCGKCFTSEVSLTQHVLHIHKKQLIHKCDHCGDRFGTRSRLRVHSRIHTGERPHKCQHCTQAFVSRNLLAKHVAADHPSQSTNYQSDSSEDLSKYKSRKHRTSLEKSVKDKSNMASDTDSDSSEWEGPAVTPAVPSGKIDDDDKVAEEEFQTRLVMLAMTESDLDTSDSESEKTTAVHHKKNTHGKQASNKQKPLESVQVDKVDMYQHEELQTHHLDIQGKHAEQKRRKLVDGSSGVVGAIGGTVDENPPSPIVRENMVQIVDRAVGVRCGPCHLTWNDPAGKLLHMYLVHPQLVLNLGLNDCAFCDHSFTTADDINDHHLAYHQRAMLPNGTFRCLCGLVFREDGAYYFHLYYAHKAQRALNVGGEIVCRVCEARPRLNKIVDLVVHLSDTHTMFDHVRVNDAYMCNFCYKAFESWTVLSLHFFMVHKATKSQTLSYDCPYCDGASPWHSLEALQYHLDNVHPARHRVHKVPENSCSIYMPATRVAANTSTQSYSGNKRKKSMTTISGKPPPKKRKRMSKKGPRDDGGSMEADETLYCICQCPYDEVSDMIGCDNPSCRYQWFHFECVGIMAAPEGNWYCPECTTTLKVAHKSQPHADLYEYYSNYDADSQPAPKPPSQRHRSSSSSSSSSSSSSSSSDSSSSSSSSDSSSDNENENNDNNN
- the LOC123746247 gene encoding uncharacterized protein isoform X1 — protein: MMDHSYVSRQHPPVEQEPSSNVPRSPAGRRTGRTRSVSESGQCQIFAPDASPRLTSLATPGRTSGNTLHDSQTKSERPRKSRHASGKVHHSGRNSRDGRSPNQEGSQARKLLYPPISGGSREEEENSPETKRSRTAPLPDIMHDWEIIVKSLKANERREKQEVTKASGSGGDKSHKGLERKHVERRNTDEAISTNRKLDFSEGQHRKPEEPLRQEPSTSNTEADSDKENTRLNESVAREQLENVDNGDAQRSLSANEDTLENSQQTVDSPENIAPSIEENTSTNDLDPPGNISEVQTLVSTRQWLPGSHCVTQSVTDIKTDGDSSDKLENNSSDINSVAVIKVSEKKQLKDKIGVSLTSVDNIDAINVSNDSGQIGLDDPSSAGSQTKTEISRLSNLSLEQDKEEPLPCCSPKSNSVSKELHIICEKEKETNQSKMAASIDKCSGEVVLDSASYSSPVVRGGGTGYTPSEVLKDMIQRDKPFESSEDDDSDSSDSSKTDSDVTSSKECVQNKILMDVIGQNIQKTPFPRKDSLSKGKINNEDLSSEAQFSRVDNDMSKPIHDSENGKEIKQICKSAEKSIWHNKDISIIPHSRITQSSNSEYNDDKPQRHQKVKGDVIMLSETECIYKGKCELGEMDIDENCHNVSKMHGMIATVEGQDDIKNSCNEILKETKCLEREHIEKDDLRISIAGKPKKSEHSQHGSDTGLSISVIKIPKEIEPHCLKDKGIEMEKQGYKCDCTENDVIDKNEVTKTVITLGEYEKLFGSLDDEKCRVNNFEGFHNSLPEKKWKEECFGNNDVAEEAFEGFVSVTSHSSDDGSRKLIGHNLIPASISTSDVQPFSRKTLRPVDSADDKKACHECQLVFETNEEKYQHRRVGHRRIYECMLDEGHCGKMIGAVQYHAHLWEHHEPVIVRMLEDLSADVASCTMAGSVSNLTLPCRVCLCLLAQPTRQLHELLVHGQMSSMLTLSSPSPQASVWWTGKGLSWTCHQCCTTPAVVQNPQHFLMVCAPHAFPKILANHLVNVHLLSDTLLHGWWLLLRLLHVLPPLDRSSLASMLALGLHNNISFARCLICKRSLAFIVSPQLNESRGLCGGCWGLVKDSLSCWFLCGYPYPSSQSQLTAHLIANHKSQLAGGWCVLCGQWASALLPHVYSHTYVKKCVPHFTCNFCPTNLIGQNILSWVVHSWAFHVFPCPFPTCRTLHCDSEPDEQSKPGQTVAPTSIHLASHINACHLPSDEELNLDEISLVLQWVRGGRGGLLSSLDAQALNTVWYSHTGDLFTLIGAGHHLTPSTTVKIWTTCVVCGCSTTLTLRYADLSPAPLCAHCRLGLHRCQAGPPWQCPAQSCNFSAPQASCLYDHLMDSPKHRQTIKPHLKYVKLPNCCSKCNMTKVFKDRLALFCHQLLSHTLACLICPYHAITVSSLQHHRTTCHDLRSLDAVWVRLKYKQQVKEKYKIQHPKVLYKEDGCVILVGISSTGGVVAQCDPLIYVPLLMDTPQGNTQENSVEEMGNNCEAREETAESEDDAVPGWCGSLCTVSMSPHKLTPPTTDLMFSAEKNTTLKRERVETVQSISDEPQVPAVGVAETAKTDVSTLPFGVAVHETKTVEDNETEQKDDEDDDSGSEPPLQIDTAAASPNSPRGSCPPSPGPNLPNPNGSQADSVISKAPTNIEATLSTEIKDLESTKNTPVTLSPKTPPTKEHGTFDKQENSGHLPPEGGTPTFGLVDTLNNVVAQTIRTMTEVLTELQQNGEETDKAVLPGHTKSRSSDVDLVQSAPEVECSLKKKSTPRERQSRRGEPKPLPKGLGENADIDETSMGENILRDLSDKFTGQCVGCGVSVLLPRLLLHMNEAHPRALVTCTCGTFQGSLYAFLVHSFHLSHLPSEARPFVFSGLDGTQRTMVVLEARASPSIGYTFPCFKCGKRFKQEKSRQLHYNLCKLEKKFECEVCGEKFVRDHHLVKHKEWKHNPQTCPHCGKCFTSEVSLTQHVLHIHKKQLIHKCDHCGDRFGTRSRLRVHSRIHTGERPHKCQHCTQAFVSRNLLAKHVAADHPSQSTNYQSDSSEDLSKYKSRKHRTSLEKSVKDKSNMASDTDSDSSEWEGPAVTPAVPSGKIDDDDKVAEEEFQTRLVMLAMTESDLDTSDSESEKTTAVHHKKNTHGKQASNKQKPLESVQVDKVDMYQHEELQTHHLDIQGKHAEQKRRKLVDGSSGVVGAIGGTVDENPPSPIVRENMVQIVDRAVGVRCGPCHLTWNDPAGKLLHMYLVHPQLVLNLGLNDCAFCDHSFTTADDINDHHLAYHQRAMLPNGTFRCLCGLVFREDGAYYFHLYYAHKAQRALNVGGEIVCRVCEARPRLNKIVDLVVHLSDTHTMFDHVRVNDAYMCNFCYKAFESWTVLSLHFFMVHKATKSQTLSYDCPYCDGASPWHSLEALQYHLDNVHPARHRVHKVPENSCSIYMPATRVAANTSTQSYSGNKRKKSMTTISGKPPPKKRKRMSKKGPRDDGGSMEADETLYCICQCPYDEVSDMIGCDNPSCRYQWFHFECVGIMAAPEGNWYCPECTTTLKVAHKSQPHADLYEYYSNYDADSQPAPKPPSQRHRSSSSSSSSSSSSSSSSDSSSSSSSSDSSSDNENENNDNNN
- the LOC123746247 gene encoding uncharacterized protein isoform X2, producing the protein MSRIKHRAAPHPTRVSSAYIQSPAGRRTGRTRSVSESGQCQIFAPDASPRLTSLATPGRTSGNTLHDSQTKSERPRKSRHASGKVHHSGRNSRDGRSPNQEGSQARKLLYPPISGGSREEEENSPETKRSRTAPLPDIMHDWEIIVKSLKANERREKQEVTKASGSGGDKSHKGLERKHVERRNTDEAISTNRKLDFSEGQHRKPEEPLRQEPSTSNTEADSDKENTRLNESVAREQLENVDNGDAQRSLSANEDTLENSQQTVDSPENIAPSIEENTSTNDLDPPGNISEVQTLVSTRQWLPGSHCVTQSVTDIKTDGDSSDKLENNSSDINSVAVIKVSEKKQLKDKIGVSLTSVDNIDAINVSNDSGQIGLDDPSSAGSQTKTEISRLSNLSLEQDKEEPLPCCSPKSNSVSKELHIICEKEKETNQSKMAASIDKCSGEVVLDSASYSSPVVRGGGTGYTPSEVLKDMIQRDKPFESSEDDDSDSSDSSKTDSDVTSSKECVQNKILMDVIGQNIQKTPFPRKDSLSKGKINNEDLSSEAQFSRVDNDMSKPIHDSENGKEIKQICKSAEKSIWHNKDISIIPHSRITQSSNSEYNDDKPQRHQKVKGDVIMLSETECIYKGKCELGEMDIDENCHNVSKMHGMIATVEGQDDIKNSCNEILKETKCLEREHIEKDDLRISIAGKPKKSEHSQHGSDTGLSISVIKIPKEIEPHCLKDKGIEMEKQGYKCDCTENDVIDKNEVTKTVITLGEYEKLFGSLDDEKCRVNNFEGFHNSLPEKKWKEECFGNNDVAEEAFEGFVSVTSHSSDDGSRKLIGHNLIPASISTSDVQPFSRKTLRPVDSADDKKACHECQLVFETNEEKYQHRRVGHRRIYECMLDEGHCGKMIGAVQYHAHLWEHHEPVIVRMLEDLSADVASCTMAGSVSNLTLPCRVCLCLLAQPTRQLHELLVHGQMSSMLTLSSPSPQASVWWTGKGLSWTCHQCCTTPAVVQNPQHFLMVCAPHAFPKILANHLVNVHLLSDTLLHGWWLLLRLLHVLPPLDRSSLASMLALGLHNNISFARCLICKRSLAFIVSPQLNESRGLCGGCWGLVKDSLSCWFLCGYPYPSSQSQLTAHLIANHKSQLAGGWCVLCGQWASALLPHVYSHTYVKKCVPHFTCNFCPTNLIGQNILSWVVHSWAFHVFPCPFPTCRTLHCDSEPDEQSKPGQTVAPTSIHLASHINACHLPSDEELNLDEISLVLQWVRGGRGGLLSSLDAQALNTVWYSHTGDLFTLIGAGHHLTPSTTVKIWTTCVVCGCSTTLTLRYADLSPAPLCAHCRLGLHRCQAGPPWQCPAQSCNFSAPQASCLYDHLMDSPKHRQTIKPHLKYVKLPNCCSKCNMTKVFKDRLALFCHQLLSHTLACLICPYHAITVSSLQHHRTTCHDLRSLDAVWVRLKYKQQVKEKYKIQHPKVLYKEDGCVILVGISSTGGVVAQCDPLIYVPLLMDTPQGNTQENSVEEMGNNCEAREETAESEDDAVPGWCGSLCTVSMSPHKLTPPTTDLMFSAEKNTTLKRERVETVQSISDEPQVPAVGVAETAKTDVSTLPFGVAVHETKTVEDNETEQKDDEDDDSGSEPPLQIDTAAASPNSPRGSCPPSPGPNLPNPNGSQADSVISKAPTNIEATLSTEIKDLESTKNTPVTLSPKTPPTKEHGTFDKQENSGHLPPEGGTPTFGLVDTLNNVVAQTIRTMTEVLTELQQNGEETDKAVLPGHTKSRSSDVDLVQSAPEVECSLKKKSTPRERQSRRGEPKPLPKGLGENADIDETSMGENILRDLSDKFTGQCVGCGVSVLLPRLLLHMNEAHPRALVTCTCGTFQGSLYAFLVHSFHLSHLPSEARPFVFSGLDGTQRTMVVLEARASPSIGYTFPCFKCGKRFKQEKSRQLHYNLCKLEKKFECEVCGEKFVRDHHLVKHKEWKHNPQTCPHCGKCFTSEVSLTQHVLHIHKKQLIHKCDHCGDRFGTRSRLRVHSRIHTGERPHKCQHCTQAFVSRNLLAKHVAADHPSQSTNYQSDSSEDLSKYKSRKHRTSLEKSVKDKSNMASDTDSDSSEWEGPAVTPAVPSGKIDDDDKVAEEEFQTRLVMLAMTESDLDTSDSESEKTTAVHHKKNTHGKQASNKQKPLESVQVDKVDMYQHEELQTHHLDIQGKHAEQKRRKLVDGSSGVVGAIGGTVDENPPSPIVRENMVQIVDRAVGVRCGPCHLTWNDPAGKLLHMYLVHPQLVLNLGLNDCAFCDHSFTTADDINDHHLAYHQRAMLPNGTFRCLCGLVFREDGAYYFHLYYAHKAQRALNVGGEIVCRVCEARPRLNKIVDLVVHLSDTHTMFDHVRVNDAYMCNFCYKAFESWTVLSLHFFMVHKATKSQTLSYDCPYCDGASPWHSLEALQYHLDNVHPARHRVHKVPENSCSIYMPATRVAANTSTQSYSGNKRKKSMTTISGKPPPKKRKRMSKKGPRDDGGSMEADETLYCICQCPYDEVSDMIGCDNPSCRYQWFHFECVGIMAAPEGNWYCPECTTTLKVAHKSQPHADLYEYYSNYDADSQPAPKPPSQRHRSSSSSSSSSSSSSSSSDSSSSSSSSDSSSDNENENNDNNN